CGCCTTGCACACGGCGGACCCGAACATTGACCTGCACATACGGGAAACCGTGACGCCGCGGTTGATCGATGAACTGTCCGACGGGCAGCTTGATGCAGCCATCCTGGCCTTACCCCTGGACGAGCCCGGTTTGGTCGAAACGCCTGTGTTTTCCGAGGAGATGGTGCTGGTTCGGCCGGACAAGGACACGGCTGCGCCACCCATCTCGGTCAACGATCTGGCAGCACACCGGTTGCTGTTGCTGGAGGAAGGGCATTGCTTCCGGGATCAGGCAATGTCCTTTTGCAACCTCAACCCGAACCGGCGGCGCGACGGGTTGGATGGCAGTTCGTTGAGCACCTTGGTGCAGATGGTTGGTGCGGGGATTGGCATTACCCTTATCCCCGAGATGGCTATCGAAGTCGAAACTCGGTCCGCAGCCGTGTGCATCAACCGCTTTGTCGGCGTTAAACCCACACGGTCAATTGGTGTGGTTTGGCGCGCGACGCACCCAATGGAAACCGCCTTGAACGATCTGGTGGAAACGGTGCGGTCCGTCGCAGGTCGGCCGCAACAAACGCATATCGAGTGATCTCAAACCCGCTCAATCCAAAGGGAAACGCCGTATTGCGGGTGGGTGAGATCGGTCGAAGAGACTTTCTGGTAAGTGAAATCGGAAACTGAAGACTTGAACATCTCCACCCATCGGTTTGAGCCCAGATGAAAAGGTGACCAATCTGTTTGTGCGGTCTGTCTACGCTCAACCCAGCATCCCGTGTCATGTGTGGGCCCACAACCCCACGCACTGGAGGAGGCGAATTCACAGTTTTGCGATTGGATAGACGAGCGAACGGCATTGCGCTGCCCGCTCGCCTCATCCTGTTTTACTTGGGCAAGAGAACCTTGTCGACGACGTGGATAACGCCGTTGGATTGCTTGACGTCGGCAATGGTGATTTTGGCAGCGTTGCCGTTTTCGTCGAAGATGAAGATGTTGTTGCCGCGCACCTGTGCCGACAGGGCATCACCTGACAACGTTTCGACATGGGCAAAGCCATCCGCGCTGTTTGCCGCCTTGGTCTTCAGCGCCTGAGCCGACAGATCGCCCGCGATCACGTGTGCGGTCAGGATTTTGGTCAGCTGACCCTTGTTTTCGGGCTGGAGCAGGGTGTCGACAGTACCAGCAGGCAGGGCGGCAAACGCATCGTTGACCGGCGCGAAGACGGTGAAGGGGCCTGCGCTCATCAGGGCGTCGACCAGCCCGGCGGCCTGCACGGCGGCAACAAGCGTTGTGTGATCTGCCGAGTTCACGGCGTTTTCGACGATGTTCTTGTCCGTGAACATGGGCGCGCCACCGACGTCCGGATTGGCGGCGAAAGATGCGGTTGCGGCCAGCGCGAGGCAGAGAACGGCAGCGGCGGTCTTGCGGGGGGTGAACATGAAAATTCCTTTCGTTTGCGTTCAGATGTCCCGGCGGGAACAGCAGTTCCTGCGAAAGACAGCGAACAGAACGGGGGGCGCGCTGAAAAAGTTTCAGTGCGGTGATCCGGGCGGTGCACTGAAACTCTTGGGCGGCGGCGGTCGTAGAACCCCGTGACCCAAGAAGGAGAACGCCATCATGAACGTCACGCATTCGCCTGGCTCCGGACCCCTTGTCCGCCGCCATACCATCGTCACGCGTGTCACGCATTGGATCTGGGCGGTTTGCCTATTCTTTCTGTTGCTGACGGGGCTGCAGATATTCAATGCACATCCTGTGCTGTATTGGGGCGACCAATCCGGGTTTGCCTTTGACAACTCAGTGCTGCGACCTGGCCCATTCCCAGGTTGGGCCACGATCCCGAGCAATGTTGATCTGGCAACGGGCCGCGTCATTCATTTCTTTTTCGCTTGGATCTTTGTGGCGACACTTTTGGTGTGGGCGATGGGTTCTTTGCTGTCCGGGCATCTGGTGCGCGATCTGGTCATGCGCAAGCGGGACTGGGCCGCGTTGGTATCCGATGCACGTGACCATGCGCGTCTGCGGTTCCGGCACGGGGTGCGGTACGGGCCGTTGCAGCGGTTGAGCTATGGTGTCGTGCTGTTTGTGCTGTTTCCGCTGATGGGTCTGACCGGGCTGGCGATGTCGCCGGGGGCGAATGCGGCGGTGCCGTGGTTGCCCGAAATCCTGGGAGGGCGGCAATCGGCGCGCACCCTGCATTTTGTCATTGCCGCCGGGTTGCTGGGGTTCTTTTTCGTGCACGTTGCGATGGTGTTGCTGGCAGGTCCGCTTAACGAAATGCGTGCCATCCTGACCGGGTGGTACCGCGCGGATTCCGAGGAGGCTGACGATGTCTGATCTGTTGTGGACACGCCGCGCGGTGCTGGGCGGATTGGCCGGGTCCACACTGGGCGGCTGCCAGGTGCTGGACGGGTTAAGCGCGCCCGACAACAGGGTGCGCCAGTTCATGGCGCGGGCAAATGATCTGACCATGGCTATGCAGCGGGGTGTGCTGGACCGTGACGCGCTGGCCCAGGAGTTTACCCGCGCAGACATTCGCCAGCCGATGCGTCCCAACGGCGTCATCGACCCGCAGGATGCGGACTATGTTGCGCTGAAGACGGGGGATTTTTCTGCTTACCGATTGCAAGTGGACGGCCTTGTGGAAAGGCCGTTGTCGCTGTCGCTGGACGAGATCCGGGCAATGCCGACCCGATCACAGATCACGCGGCACGATTGTGTGGAAGGCTGGAGTTGCATTGCGGAGTGGGCTGGTGTCCCACTGTCACATGTTCTGGATCTGGCAGGTGTCCGCCCGAGCGCGCGGTTTGTTCTGTTTCACTGCTTTGACACGATTGAACGCAGTCTGTCCGGGGGTGTAAAATACTACGAGACGATTGATCTGGTCGATGCGCGCCACCCGCAAACAATCCTGGCGTGGGGCATGAACGGTGGCGCGCTGCCTGTCCCCAATGGCGCGCCCTTGCGCGTCCGGGTCGAACGGCAGCTAGGCTACAAGATGGCCAAGTATATCCGCGCCATTGAGTTGGTAGACGACTTTTCCGGGGTTGGCCGTGGGCACGGCGGATACTGGGAAGACCGTGGATACGAATGGTATGCTGGGATCTGAAGTCGGTGACGCAACGGAAGCTGCAACTTGCGCGATGCGGCGCCCGTACGACCTTGTACATCCACAAGTTTCAGACACGCGCAATTCGCTCAGGCCATGAAAACACTGCTCAACCGTGCCCTTGCGGCCCTGCGATCTGGCAAGCCTCATCGCCCGGACATCGAGGCCGCAGCACCCTTGATGCACTTGCTGCAAGAGGCGGAGCCCGCACCGGACATGCTTGCCCTGATCGAAGCGCGGATTGACGGGGAACCGCGCATTTCCCGTCGCGCGCCTGTCGGCGTGGTGGTGTTCGTATTTCTGTGCGGTCTGGCAATGGGCGGGTTGGCGGTAGTAATCGGTCAGGACCGCCAGAGTATTGTGGCCCGGACCAGCGCCGGTGCGCCGTGGGTGCCCCTTGGGACGGTGACGTTGCACGGGTCAGGCTTGCGCGGGTTTGTGGAGGCAAAGTGCGACGGAAACACGCATTTCTTTATCACGATGCACGGCCGGGGCGTTGCGGACGAACCTGATGAAACGCCTGTCGATTTCCCGCTGATGCGGGAAGACGAAAAAATTCGGATGGAGTGCATCTTTTGATCTGCGAGGTCCGTAGTGCTATGAAACAGCACGATGGAAAGGACCGGATGTGGGTGTGACCAAGTTGGTGCCCAGGTCTCAGCAACATGGGGGCGCGCGGGCAAAAATGGGGACGGCGGAACAGTCCCGCTTGATTTCAGATTTGCTCATCAAATGTGCCGCGGGCGACCGCGCCGCGTTTCGCCTGTTTTACGACGCCAGCTCCAGATACGTGTTTGGCGTCGTTCTCGGTATTTTGCGGGATCGCGAGGTTGCAAGCGAAGTTGCACAGGAAACCTATGTGCGGATCTGGAAACGGGCCGGGCATTTTCAGGCGGAGTGCGGTAATCCGCTGTCGTGGATCGGGTCGATTGCCCGCAATTGCGCCATTGATCGCCTGCGGTCGGAACGGGCGCGGGGCTTCGTGCAGTTTTCCGATGACGTACCGGACATCAGCGGTGATCCGGACCCCTCAAGCGCGACGTTGGACACCATGGTGATCCGCAAGTTGCTGGAAGAATTGCGGCCCGAATATCGGCAGGCACTGCTGCTGTGCTATTTTCAGGGCTATACCTACATCGAGTTGGCCAGTGTGATGGATGTTCCGGTCGGAACAGCCAAGAGTTGGGTACGCCGCGGGATCGCGGCATTGAAGGAAGCGATGATATGAAGAAAGCCGACGCGACACATTCTGCCGAGGTTTTGGATGCGCTTTTGGGTGGCATGGGGGCGAGCCTGCCGGGCACGCGCCCAGATCTGGCGGATGAGGCGACAGTCTTTGGAGCGCATCTGTCGCCGCTGTTGACCCGTTTGCCCGAAGCCACACCGCCGGATGGTCTGTTCGATGCCATCGAGGCCGAGCTGGATGCGGTGGATGATGCCCCGTTTCAGAGTGTGCGCGCCGAGGAGGGAGTGTGGGAACAACGCTCCGACAAGGTCTGGAAAAAGGTGCTGGCTCAGGAAACGGGATCAGGTCGCACGATGTATCTGCTGCGGTGCCTGCCGGGGGCTTCGATCAAGCCGCATATCCACGAACGGGCGGAACACCTGTTCATTCTTGAGGGCGAGCTGTGGATTGACGGCAAGCTTTATTCAGCAGGGGATGCGCAGGTTGCCATGCCCGGCAGTGTACATCCCGAGATCACGATGCCCGCGGGCTGTTTGGTTCTGGTCAGCGCCTAGGCGTTGATCCGAACCACCCAAATCACCCAGAACGCCCCGGACAACCACGGGCCAAACGCGATTTTGCGCCGGCCAGTCATGACCGCGAAGGTCAGCGCACCGATAGCGGCAACGCCGACCAGCATGGGGAGGTCCTGCAGGCCCAGCCACGCACCGGCGGCTGCAAGCAGTTTTGCATCGCCGAGGCCCAGTCCATCCTGACCCGTGTGGTGATAGAATGCCGTGCCCAGACCTGCGAACGCGACATATCCAACGGTTGCGCCAAGCACGGCGGCTAACGGGGTGACGACGGGCGACAGGAAACTGAGCGCAAGGCCCGACAGCATCAACCCAAGACTTGCGGCATCGGGAATCTGAAAACGCCGGGTGTCCACGACGCAGACCCAGCCAAGGACCACCGCCAGAAAGGCTGAGGCCAGCCATGCAAAGCTGGCAGTGTGCGACAGACCGTCCGTCATCCGCTCTCTCCCCTTCCGGTTACAGAACAGTACGGGCGCACGTGCAGACTTGTTTCACAGCCTGAAACTTTTTCGGGCCGCCTGTCGTCTTGTTGGGTGCAGCACCTGAAGTCCCACCACCGCGCATTTGCGCCAGGGCTGAGTTCCGCTGTCGGACGGCTTCACACGCAAAAACAGGCGTTTTTGCGGCCGGGAATGCCGTGCGCAATTTCGATCTGAGAGGACATGATATGAAGACTCAAAAGGCATTGGCCCTAAGCACGGCTTTGCTGGCCGTACTTGCGGCGACAACCGGCCCGATTGCGGCATCATCGCACCGCGAAGCGCCTGCGATCACCGAACATCCCAAAGTGGACGGAACCGATTTCTATCTGTTTCGCAGCTACGAGCCAGGACGCGAAGGTTACGTGACCCTGCTGGCCAACTACCAACCTCTGCAGGTGAACTATGGCGGCCCCAGCTACTACACGATGGATGCAGACGGCATTTACGAGATCCATATCGACAATGACGGTGACGCCATTGAAGACCTGACCTTCCAGTTCGACTTCGAGAACCAGTTGGCCAACGATGGTGCGGGCATTGGTTTGGATATCGGAGGCGTCAACGTGGCCATCCCGCTGAAATATGCCGGGCCCATCCTGCCCAATGATCAATCGCTGCTGAACGAAAGCGAGAGCTATCAGTTGACCCTGATCGAGGGAGACCGCCGCAGTGGCACACGAAGCGCGATCACGCGCGCAGGATCAGGTCAGACCACATTCACCAAGCCATTGGATCATGTCGGGCTGAAAACCCTTCCAGACTATGACGGATACGCCAACCAGTTCATCTATGATTTCGATATGGCGGGATGTGACATGCCGGGTCGCGTGTTCGTCGGACAGCGTGCTGACGCTTTTGCGCTGAACCTTGGCGAAGTGTTCGACCTGATCAACTTTGTGCCCATCGAGGGGGACAGCGCTCCGGGTGCGGGGGACGGCGCGGGCTTTGACGGCGGGATCACCCAAAGTCGAGTCAACGACGATGTGTTTGGCAAGGTCAACGTGTCCACCCTTGCCCTCGAACTGCCGATCGCCTGCATCACCGAAGGCGATGACCCTGTCATCGGGGCTTGGACCTCATCCAGTCTTGCCCAGGCCGAGCTGGAAAACCCGTCACCAAGCTTTGAAGACACGTCCCGGGTCGGCGGTGCGCTTGTGCAACAGTCGCGCCTGTCCACGCCGCTCGTGAATGAGGTGGTGATCGGGATCACCGACAAGGACCGGTTCAACGGCTCGGAACCCATCGATGACGCCAGCTTTGCCACCTATGTCACCAACCCCACTTTCCCGCGACTGGTCGAGTTGCTGTTTGGTCCGGATCTGGGGCTGGTCGACAATATCGCCCC
The DNA window shown above is from uncultured Tateyamaria sp. and carries:
- a CDS encoding molybdopterin-binding protein codes for the protein MSDLLWTRRAVLGGLAGSTLGGCQVLDGLSAPDNRVRQFMARANDLTMAMQRGVLDRDALAQEFTRADIRQPMRPNGVIDPQDADYVALKTGDFSAYRLQVDGLVERPLSLSLDEIRAMPTRSQITRHDCVEGWSCIAEWAGVPLSHVLDLAGVRPSARFVLFHCFDTIERSLSGGVKYYETIDLVDARHPQTILAWGMNGGALPVPNGAPLRVRVERQLGYKMAKYIRAIELVDDFSGVGRGHGGYWEDRGYEWYAGI
- a CDS encoding cytochrome b/b6 domain-containing protein, producing the protein MNVTHSPGSGPLVRRHTIVTRVTHWIWAVCLFFLLLTGLQIFNAHPVLYWGDQSGFAFDNSVLRPGPFPGWATIPSNVDLATGRVIHFFFAWIFVATLLVWAMGSLLSGHLVRDLVMRKRDWAALVSDARDHARLRFRHGVRYGPLQRLSYGVVLFVLFPLMGLTGLAMSPGANAAVPWLPEILGGRQSARTLHFVIAAGLLGFFFVHVAMVLLAGPLNEMRAILTGWYRADSEEADDV
- a CDS encoding hydrogen peroxide-inducible genes activator; translated protein: MMNVTLRQLRYFKALAQDLHFGRAADRCAISQPALSVQIRELEDGLGLQLFERQPRALRLTSYGEAFEDRVRPILQSIDELGDWVATTQGAGFGRLRLGIIPTIAPYLLPNLISALHTADPNIDLHIRETVTPRLIDELSDGQLDAAILALPLDEPGLVETPVFSEEMVLVRPDKDTAAPPISVNDLAAHRLLLLEEGHCFRDQAMSFCNLNPNRRRDGLDGSSLSTLVQMVGAGIGITLIPEMAIEVETRSAAVCINRFVGVKPTRSIGVVWRATHPMETALNDLVETVRSVAGRPQQTHIE
- a CDS encoding RNA polymerase sigma factor, translated to MLIKCAAGDRAAFRLFYDASSRYVFGVVLGILRDREVASEVAQETYVRIWKRAGHFQAECGNPLSWIGSIARNCAIDRLRSERARGFVQFSDDVPDISGDPDPSSATLDTMVIRKLLEELRPEYRQALLLCYFQGYTYIELASVMDVPVGTAKSWVRRGIAALKEAMI
- a CDS encoding A24 family peptidase; translated protein: MTDGLSHTASFAWLASAFLAVVLGWVCVVDTRRFQIPDAASLGLMLSGLALSFLSPVVTPLAAVLGATVGYVAFAGLGTAFYHHTGQDGLGLGDAKLLAAAGAWLGLQDLPMLVGVAAIGALTFAVMTGRRKIAFGPWLSGAFWVIWVVRINA
- a CDS encoding cupin domain-containing protein — encoded protein: MKKADATHSAEVLDALLGGMGASLPGTRPDLADEATVFGAHLSPLLTRLPEATPPDGLFDAIEAELDAVDDAPFQSVRAEEGVWEQRSDKVWKKVLAQETGSGRTMYLLRCLPGASIKPHIHERAEHLFILEGELWIDGKLYSAGDAQVAMPGSVHPEITMPAGCLVLVSA
- a CDS encoding DUF4331 domain-containing protein — translated: MKTQKALALSTALLAVLAATTGPIAASSHREAPAITEHPKVDGTDFYLFRSYEPGREGYVTLLANYQPLQVNYGGPSYYTMDADGIYEIHIDNDGDAIEDLTFQFDFENQLANDGAGIGLDIGGVNVAIPLKYAGPILPNDQSLLNESESYQLTLIEGDRRSGTRSAITRAGSGQTTFTKPLDHVGLKTLPDYDGYANQFIYDFDMAGCDMPGRVFVGQRADAFALNLGEVFDLINFVPIEGDSAPGAGDGAGFDGGITQSRVNDDVFGKVNVSTLALELPIACITEGDDPVIGAWTSSSLAQAELENPSPSFEDTSRVGGALVQQSRLSTPLVNEVVIGITDKDRFNGSEPIDDASFATYVTNPTFPRLVELLFGPDLGLVDNIAPKNLPRTDLVATFLTGLPGLNQPQNVTAAEMMRLNTAIPATLREDQHSFGVVAEDLAGFPNGRRPGDDVIDVILRVALGALCHPVPLGAELGVEGAEDGTPSDLINLGFCNPDQAPVGNVAFTDGAPISALELQNAFPYLNSPIPGSPNGTVAVAN
- a CDS encoding fasciclin domain-containing protein, whose amino-acid sequence is MFTPRKTAAAVLCLALAATASFAANPDVGGAPMFTDKNIVENAVNSADHTTLVAAVQAAGLVDALMSAGPFTVFAPVNDAFAALPAGTVDTLLQPENKGQLTKILTAHVIAGDLSAQALKTKAANSADGFAHVETLSGDALSAQVRGNNIFIFDENGNAAKITIADVKQSNGVIHVVDKVLLPK